One Archangium violaceum genomic window, GAGCACCTCAAGAGCAAGCATGGGGACACGCTCGATTCGAAACTGACGCCGGAGCAACTGGCGATCGGCCACACCGTGCGGCGCATGCTGGAGGAGTGCACCTACTGGTACATCGTGTACATGCGCTGGGTGCCCGAGGAGGGCTGGCGAGCCTATGTGCCCGTCGTCGAGACGATGGTCCCGGGAGTCGTGGGCGGCCCCGTGCCGGTGCAGGCGCTCCGCCAGAAGATGCTGCAGATCCTCCACGATCAGGGCACGGGCCGTCACAACATGGACGAGGTCCAGGAGCTGGCCAGGGCGGACATCACCGCGCTCGCGACGCTGATGGGCAACAAGACCTACCTGCTCGGCGAGTCGCCGTCGTCCTTCGACGCGGTGGTCTACTCGTTCCTGGTGAGCATCATCGCCAATCCCGTGGATACGGACTTCAAGCAGCACACGCTGTCCCAGGAGAACCTCGTCCGCTACTGCGCCCGGTTCAAGGCGCGCTTCTTCGCCAACTGGAAGCCGCCCGAGAGCCAGGCCGCCTGAGTACGGCCCTCGACGGCCCATGAAAAAAGCCCGGTGCGGAGCGAGGCTCCACACCGGGCTTTTTCTTGCTCGGAGGCGTCAGGGAGCCGCGCTCAGCAGCCAGTCTCCACGGCGCCGATGTCCGGAGCCCCACCGCAGAAGGGCAGGCCCACGTCGACGCCCCGGTCCACGGCGGCCGAGTCCGGTCCGAAGGCCGGAGGCGCCGCGCCCGCCTCTCCCGTGGTGGAGGTGGTGTCCCCCGAGGCCTGCTGGAAGCCCACCAGGTCCACCACCGTGCCGCCGCGCTTGAACTGCGCGCCCGCCGGGAAGAGGTTGTGTCCCATCTTCAAGCCCGGGCTCTGGCCACCGAGGTCCACCGCCACCGGCGCCTCGGCGATGAGGTTGTTCTCCACCTGGAGGTTGCTCGTGGCGCCGCCGGTGCCATGGCCGAGGATGAGCGCGGAACCGGCCACGCGCGTCACGGTGTTGTTCACCAGCACCGCGCCCTCGGAGTTCTCGAAGCGGATGCCCGTCCCCTCGCCTCCACCGTCCTTGGTGATGTCGTGGACGCGGTTGCGCCGCACCACCACGCCACCAGGCACGGGGCCCTCGTGGTTGCCACCCACCGAGATGCCCTTGCCCGAGTCGTAGATCTCGTTGTCCTCGATGGTCACGTCGCGCGCGGAGTAGTGGACCACCACCGCGTCACCCTTGGCCGTGGAGCTCGGCTTGAAGCCGTGCATCTTGTTGTTGCGGATGGTGACGTTGTGGCACGTCTTGATGTCCACCGCGTTCTCGCGGTTGGCGTAGAAGTGGTTGTTCTCCACGAGCAGCCCATCCGCGGGCGGCAGCGAGCTGAAGCCCTCGGGCCCCAGGCACTGCACCGAGTCACCCGAGTTGTCGTGGATGTCGTTGTTGCGCACCGTGATGTCGTGCGACGTCGGCTGCACCACGACGCCGTGCGAGTCCTGGTTGCCCGAGCTCTTCACGAAGCCGTGGATGTGGTTGTTCTCGATGACCGCGCCGGTCGCGTTGTCATACGTGGTGATGGCCGCGCCGAGCGTGCCGTGGTGCAGCTCCGAGTTGGCCAGCGTCGAGCCCTGCACGTTGCCCTGGAAGGTCACCGCGTAGGCGGGCTGCTTCTGCACATCCACCTCGAAGCCATCCACGATCCAGTGCGGCTTGCGCACCTGGATGAGCGCCCCCGAGCCCGAGCCCGGAACGATGCGCGGCTTGCCCTCGCCCTGGAGGGTGATGGGCGCGCCCTCGGAGCCGGCCTTGACGTTGTCGCCAATGACGATGCGCTCGGCGTAGGTGCCCGCGAGGACACGGACGACCTCGCCCGGACCCGCCATGGAGAGGCCCTTGGCGATGGAGCGGAACGGCTGGGCCGCGCTCCCGTCGCCGGTGTCACTCCCGGACGGACCCACCACCCACTCCCGGGAGAAGGGCGCCGGAGCGGGCGGGGGCTCGGACGTATTCAGCCCTGGCTGTGGAGAGGGCTCGGCGATGGGCGAGTGCCCTTCATGGGAGGGCAGGTCGGCCACGGGCGTATCCGCCACGGGCTGCGCACCGATGGGGGCCGGCTGGCCCGGCTTCGTGATGGACGCGGGGGTATTGAGGCGCGGAGCCTCGCCCGCCCCACCCGGCTGTCCATCGGGGCCGACGCCCCCACCGCAGGCCCACAGGCCGAGGCCCAACGAGCAGGCGGCCAGGAAAGCCCCTGGAGTCTTCCTCATCTTGCCTCCGTGATTTCTCATGAGCAGGGGGAACCCCCGTCACCGTCCCCCGTATTCGCCACCCTTGTCCCCTGCCCGTCCGGACTCCAACCAGGAGGTGGCGGGCGGCGCCATCCACGGGTACGGTCGGGGGGCTTTGCTCAAGGCCGTTCTTCCAGTCCTCGCGTTCCTCCTCGTCACCTGCGCCGCACCGCGTCGGTCCGCGTCCACCCCGAGCACGGAACCCATCCGCTCCGACTCCACCGCGAGCGCCCCCCCCGCGAGCCCGGGTCCGGCCGAGGTCCGCCCGGCTCCGGACCCCGAGCTCGCGCTCCGCCCCGAGGAGCTGCCCGCGCCGGGCAACCTCAAGCGCCTGGACTTCCGAGGGGGAGAGCCGCACATCCCCATCGGGTTGATGCAGGGCCGCCGCGAGGTGCGCTTCTCCCCCAGGGGGCGGATGCGGCTGCGCTTCGGCGGGGAGACGGAGAAGATGCTGGAGGCCCCCGGGGGCTCGGTGTGGACGGCGCGGGTGACGGATGGCACCCCCGCGGAGCTGTCCGCGCGAATCCAGCTCGCGGAGCTTCCCTTCGCGGACAAGCCGGGGCTGACGGAGGCGCAGGCGCAGTGGCAGGCCCGGGGTGTGGCGGTGCGCGTACACGTGCTGGGGGTGCTCTACGGCATCGCCGGGAAGGTCATCGACAACCGGCGCTACCTGTTGCTCCTCGACGAGGAGCTCTCCCCGAAGCAGGCCACCTCACGTCAGGCGGAGCTGCTGCGCGACTTCGGCGTGCGCACCACCCTCTTCGAGGAGGTCCGCACGCCCTCACGCGGCATCCTCGAGGTGCGGGACGACGCGGGCAACGTGGTGGGGCTGGCGCAGGACTCGGTGTACGCGGAGACGCTGGACGACGCCGGCTTCGACGTGCGGCAGGTGGAGCACGACGTCGGCTACGACAACCACGGCTTCGAGGACCGGAGCTTCCGGGGCACGCTGCAGCTCTCGGTGGATCGCCACGGGACGTTGGCGGTGGTGAACGTGGTGAAGCTGGAGGATCTGCTCAAGGGCCTGGTGCCCTCGGAGATCTACGCCCGGGCGCACCCGGAGGCGCTCAAGGCGCAGGCGGTGACGGCGCGCGGCGAGGTGCTGGCGAAGGTGGGCATCAAGCACCTGGCGGACCCCTTCCTCCTGTGCTCCGAGCAGCACTGCGCGGTGTACCGGGGCCGCACGGGCGAGGCGGCCAGCACCACCGCGGCGGTGGAGGCCACGAGGGGCGAGGGGCTCTTCGCCTCGGACGGGCGGCTGGTGGACTCGGTGTACAGCGCGGTGTGCGGGGGCCACACGGAGGACAACGACGTCGTCTGGGGCGGTCCCCCCAACCCGAGCCTGCGCGGCAGACCGGACGTCCTGGGCCCCACGGAGGGACTGCCGGGTCCCGGCTCCCTGGCCGAGTACCTGCGCGCCGAGCTGCCCACGGCCTGCCGGCTCTCCAGCTTCGCGCAGCCGAGCAAGTACCGCTGGGAGAAGCGCTTCAGCGTGGAGCAGGTGAACGCGCTCACGGCGCACCTGGGGCTGGGCCCGGTGCACGCGCTGAGCCTCGGGGAGCGGGGCGTGTCCGGCCGGGCGCGCACCCTCACCGTCGCGGGCGAGCGAGGCGTCACCCAGGTCCGGGGCGAGCTGAACATCCGTCGCCTCTTCGGGATGCTGAACAGCGCCATGGCCCTGGTGGAGGAGGAGCGGGACGCCGAGGACCGCCTCACCGGCTGGCGGTTCCGGGGCGGCGGCTGGGGCCACGGGGTGGGCATGTGCCAGACGGGCGCCATCGGCCGGGCCGAGGCCGGGCATCGCTACCAGGACATCCTCCGTTTCTACTTCAACGGTGCCGAGGTCGCGCCCATCTATTGATGGGTGACTAGACTCCAGGAGGAGTACACTCCTCCTTCCCCCCCGGGTTGTCACTCCCGAAACGTCTCGGGAGTACCAGACGGGCTCGGGGGTTATCTTCAGCACGCGTGCCGACGGGTCCTTCGCTTCCAGAGCAGACGTACAAGCGCCGACGCAGGCGGGAACGCCCCGCGCGCTACTTCCTTGCCCTCGTCCTGGCCCTGGTGGCACACGGGCTCTTCGTGGGCCTCCTGGCGCTGATGGCCCACATCCAGCTCAACCTGCCGCCCGAGCCCAAGCCCCCCAAGCCGGCGAGCGCCGTGGCCCTCCGGCCCCTGAGCGCCCAGGACTGGGCCAGGAACCGGGGGCAGCCCAACCCCAATGCCCCTTCCCTCAACCAGCCTCTCAAGAAGAAGGAGGAGAAGAAGCAGCCGGAGAAGAAGCCGGAGGGGCAGGTGGTGGACGTGGCTCCGGGCAACAAGCAGGAGTCCCCGGACGCGAAGTACCTCGCCGAGCACGACAACAAGGTGGAGAAGGAGACGCGCTCGAAGGACCAGACGCCCTTCTACAAGAACGCCATGCCGAAGACGACGGCACGCCAGTCGCGCGAGGGCTCGGGCCAGAGCGAGGAGCAGGCCGCGCAGCTGTCGGGCAACAACGGCCAGGGCGCGGATGACCGGCCCATGAACGAGGGCGGCCAGAAGCCCGCCTTCGAGCTGCCCGACGCGAAGCGCAAGCAGGAAATCGCCATGAAGCAGGACCCCAACTCGGCGGGTCCGGGCGTGGACGTGAACAACCGCAACGAGAGCGACGAGGTCATCGGCAACTCGAAGCGACTGCGCATCCAGTCGGGCTCCGGCGAGGGCGACGAGGGCTCCCAGGGCCGTATGGGCTCGCCGGGGATGGCGAAGCTGATGCCCTCGCAGGCGGTGATGGATCAGATCATCGGCGGGGCGCCCAATGATCACCTCAAGGACGTGGAGGAGGGCGAGGGCACCTACCTCAACACCCGCGAGTGGAAGTACGCCAGCTTCTTCAACCGGGTGAAGCAGAGCGTGGGCACGAAGTGGAACCCGAACTCGGCGTTGATGCGGCGCGACCCGACGGGCAGCACCTACTCCGGAAGGGACCGCTACACCCTGCTCAAGGTCACCCTGGACGAGACCGGGAAGGTGGCGGACATCACCATCGAGAAGAGCTGCGGGCTGGACTTCCTGGACATGGAGGCCGTCGAGTCCTTCAGGCGGGCCCAGCCCTTCCCCAACCCGCCGCCGGGCCTGTTGGAGGACGACTCGAGGGTGCGCTTCACCTTCGGCTTCTTCATGGACATGGGCGGCGGCCCCCGGATGCGCCTCTTCCGTCAGCCCAACTGAGGCCACCGGGGCCCCACACCGTGGGGAGGCTCGCGAACGGACCGCGTTGGCATTAGGGTGCGCCGCGTGGACGCCTCCCTGCTCGAGCGCAACCGCAAGGTGCGCACCGTTCTCGCCGCCATCCTCGTGGCCAACTGGGCCGTGGCCGTGGCCAAGGTCGTCTTCGGATTGCTGAGCGACTCGGCCGCGGTGACCGCGGATGGCATGCACTCCTTCATCGACGGAGGCTCCAACGTCCTCGGCCTGGTGTCCATGTCGGTGGCCGCCCAGCCCGCGGACGAGGATCACCCCTACGGCCACGGCAAGTTCGAGGCGCTGGCCTCGCTGGGCATCGGGGCGATGATTGGCATCAGCATGCTGGAGCTGGGGCGCATGGCCTTCGACTCGCTGCTGCATGATCGCCACCCCACGGTGACTCCGCTCATGGCGGGGGTGATGGTGGCCACGTTGCTCGTCAACCTGGCCGTCACGAGCATCGAGCGCCGGCAGGGCGAGAAGCTGAAGAGCCCGTTGCTGATGGCGGACGCGCGGCACACGCTGTCGGACGTGGGCGTCACGCTGGCGGTGCTGCTGTCGATCGGACTGGTGTGGCTGGGCTACCCGAAGGCCGACGGCATCATCACGCTGGGGGTGATGGTGGTGGTGGCGCGCGTGGGCTGGGGCATCGTCAAGCAGGCGGTGGGCATCCTCTCGGACACGGCGCGATTGGATCCGCAGAAGGTGGAGACCATCACCCTCCAGGTGCCGGGCGTGCGCTCGTGCCGGGACGTGCGCAGCCGGGGCATGGAGGGCACGGTGTACGTGGACCTGAAGATCGAAGTGGATCCACAGCTCACCACGGCCCGGGCCCACGAGCTGGCCGACGCCGTGGAGACGCGGCTGCAGGCGGAGTTCCCCGAAGTGGTGGACGTGGTGGTGCACGTCGAGCCGGCGCGGCGCCCCGCCTCCCTTCCCGGCGTCTCCACCCACCGGTGAGCCCTCGGGCCGCCCTGCCCGCC contains:
- a CDS encoding glutathione S-transferase family protein; this translates as MITLYQTPVAWGTPNLSPFCFKLEAYLRMAGLPYEVKLASLAKAPKGKVPYAEIDGMLMGDSQFIIEHLKSKHGDTLDSKLTPEQLAIGHTVRRMLEECTYWYIVYMRWVPEEGWRAYVPVVETMVPGVVGGPVPVQALRQKMLQILHDQGTGRHNMDEVQELARADITALATLMGNKTYLLGESPSSFDAVVYSFLVSIIANPVDTDFKQHTLSQENLVRYCARFKARFFANWKPPESQAA
- a CDS encoding right-handed parallel beta-helix repeat-containing protein codes for the protein MRKTPGAFLAACSLGLGLWACGGGVGPDGQPGGAGEAPRLNTPASITKPGQPAPIGAQPVADTPVADLPSHEGHSPIAEPSPQPGLNTSEPPPAPAPFSREWVVGPSGSDTGDGSAAQPFRSIAKGLSMAGPGEVVRVLAGTYAERIVIGDNVKAGSEGAPITLQGEGKPRIVPGSGSGALIQVRKPHWIVDGFEVDVQKQPAYAVTFQGNVQGSTLANSELHHGTLGAAITTYDNATGAVIENNHIHGFVKSSGNQDSHGVVVQPTSHDITVRNNDIHDNSGDSVQCLGPEGFSSLPPADGLLVENNHFYANRENAVDIKTCHNVTIRNNKMHGFKPSSTAKGDAVVVHYSARDVTIEDNEIYDSGKGISVGGNHEGPVPGGVVVRRNRVHDITKDGGGEGTGIRFENSEGAVLVNNTVTRVAGSALILGHGTGGATSNLQVENNLIAEAPVAVDLGGQSPGLKMGHNLFPAGAQFKRGGTVVDLVGFQQASGDTTSTTGEAGAAPPAFGPDSAAVDRGVDVGLPFCGGAPDIGAVETGC
- a CDS encoding SpoIID/LytB domain-containing protein is translated as MSPARPDSNQEVAGGAIHGYGRGALLKAVLPVLAFLLVTCAAPRRSASTPSTEPIRSDSTASAPPASPGPAEVRPAPDPELALRPEELPAPGNLKRLDFRGGEPHIPIGLMQGRREVRFSPRGRMRLRFGGETEKMLEAPGGSVWTARVTDGTPAELSARIQLAELPFADKPGLTEAQAQWQARGVAVRVHVLGVLYGIAGKVIDNRRYLLLLDEELSPKQATSRQAELLRDFGVRTTLFEEVRTPSRGILEVRDDAGNVVGLAQDSVYAETLDDAGFDVRQVEHDVGYDNHGFEDRSFRGTLQLSVDRHGTLAVVNVVKLEDLLKGLVPSEIYARAHPEALKAQAVTARGEVLAKVGIKHLADPFLLCSEQHCAVYRGRTGEAASTTAAVEATRGEGLFASDGRLVDSVYSAVCGGHTEDNDVVWGGPPNPSLRGRPDVLGPTEGLPGPGSLAEYLRAELPTACRLSSFAQPSKYRWEKRFSVEQVNALTAHLGLGPVHALSLGERGVSGRARTLTVAGERGVTQVRGELNIRRLFGMLNSAMALVEEERDAEDRLTGWRFRGGGWGHGVGMCQTGAIGRAEAGHRYQDILRFYFNGAEVAPIY
- a CDS encoding cell envelope integrity protein TolA — its product is MPTGPSLPEQTYKRRRRRERPARYFLALVLALVAHGLFVGLLALMAHIQLNLPPEPKPPKPASAVALRPLSAQDWARNRGQPNPNAPSLNQPLKKKEEKKQPEKKPEGQVVDVAPGNKQESPDAKYLAEHDNKVEKETRSKDQTPFYKNAMPKTTARQSREGSGQSEEQAAQLSGNNGQGADDRPMNEGGQKPAFELPDAKRKQEIAMKQDPNSAGPGVDVNNRNESDEVIGNSKRLRIQSGSGEGDEGSQGRMGSPGMAKLMPSQAVMDQIIGGAPNDHLKDVEEGEGTYLNTREWKYASFFNRVKQSVGTKWNPNSALMRRDPTGSTYSGRDRYTLLKVTLDETGKVADITIEKSCGLDFLDMEAVESFRRAQPFPNPPPGLLEDDSRVRFTFGFFMDMGGGPRMRLFRQPN
- a CDS encoding cation diffusion facilitator family transporter; the encoded protein is MRRVDASLLERNRKVRTVLAAILVANWAVAVAKVVFGLLSDSAAVTADGMHSFIDGGSNVLGLVSMSVAAQPADEDHPYGHGKFEALASLGIGAMIGISMLELGRMAFDSLLHDRHPTVTPLMAGVMVATLLVNLAVTSIERRQGEKLKSPLLMADARHTLSDVGVTLAVLLSIGLVWLGYPKADGIITLGVMVVVARVGWGIVKQAVGILSDTARLDPQKVETITLQVPGVRSCRDVRSRGMEGTVYVDLKIEVDPQLTTARAHELADAVETRLQAEFPEVVDVVVHVEPARRPASLPGVSTHR